The Acinonyx jubatus isolate Ajub_Pintada_27869175 chromosome D1, VMU_Ajub_asm_v1.0, whole genome shotgun sequence genome includes a window with the following:
- the LOC106986791 gene encoding olfactory receptor 5AN1 gives MVGGGNITEVTYFILLGFSDFPRILAVLFVVFLLIYIMTLTWNLCLIILIRMDSHLHTPMYFFLSNLSFMDICYVTSTAPKMLSSFFQEQQIITFVGCAVQYFVFSIMGLSESCLMTAMAYDRYAAICNPLLYSSVMSPTLCIWMVLGSYLAGLSASVSQLCAILQLHFCGPNVINHFFCDMPQLLVLSCTDTFFVQLLTAILTVIFGITNAFIIMISYGYIVISIMKITSAKGRSKAFNTCVSHLTAVSLFYTSGMFVYLSSSSGGSSSFDRFASVFYTVVIPMLNPLIYSLRNKEIKDALKRIQKKRCYC, from the coding sequence ATGGTTGGGGGAGGAAATATTACAGAGGTCACTTATTTCATCCTTTTGGGATTCTCTGATTTCCCCAGAATCCTAGCAGTGCTCTTTGTTGTATTCCTGCTCATCTACATTATGACTCTGACTTGGAACTTGTGCCTCATCATTTTAATAAGGATGGACTCTCACCTCCAcacacccatgtacttcttcctcagtAATCTGTCCTTCATGGATATCTGCTATGTGACCTCCACAGCCCCCAAGATGCTCTCCAGCTTTTTCCAAGAGCAGCAAATTATCACCTTTGTGGGTTGCGCCGTTCaatactttgttttttcaatCATGGGACTGAGTGAGTCTTGTCTCATGACAGCCATGGCTTATGACCGATATGCCGCCATTTGTAATCCTCTTCTCTATTCATCAGTCATGTCACCCACCCTCTGTATTTGGATGGTGCTGGGGTCCTATCTGGCTGGACTCTCTGCTTCTGTATCCCAATTGTGTGCCATACTTCAGCTTCACTTCTGTGGGCCTAATGTCATCAACCACTTCTTCTGTGACATGCCCCAGTTGTTAGTCCTGTCCTGCACTGACACTTTCTTTGTGCAACTCTTGACTGCTATATTAACAGTGATCTTTGGGATAACAAATGCCTTCATCATCATGATATCCTATGGCTATATTGTCATCTCCATCATGAAGATCACTTCAGCTAAAGGCAGGTCCAAGGCTTTCAACACCTGTGTTTCTCATCTGACAGCAGTGTCCCTCTTCTATACCTCAGGTATGTTTGTCTATTTGAGTTCCAGCTCTGGTGGCTCCTCCAGTTTCGACAGATTTGCATCGGTTTTTTACACTGTGGTTATCCCCATGTTGAATCCCTTGATTTACAGTCTGAGGAACAAGGAAATCAAAGATGCCTTGAAGAGGATACAAAAGAAGAGATGTTACTGCTGA